In Sorghum bicolor cultivar BTx623 chromosome 10, Sorghum_bicolor_NCBIv3, whole genome shotgun sequence, one genomic interval encodes:
- the LOC8065439 gene encoding putative cyclin-dependent kinase F-2, with protein MSAAVAVPAARKRLAPDQEARAAAADANKRPRHSGPRSIDEFELFEVLGEGAEGVVRRGRDRRTGKMVALKWIGRPDRRTLAMEAGSLHACRGHPSIIGIQDVAADPKTGDVHLVLELVHGGSSLRNSMWRPLSEDVVREMMRQLVSAAKKIHGEGFIHRDMKPENILVCPFGELKVCDFGSATRQKPTGKAYEAHPVGTLQYISPEQHDGNWCYDSAVDMWGLGCIMAELLSGETLFQAETEAEMLHEMSELRDRMPSAARKLDPECWADLSEDGRSLLTGLLAFSPEKRLKASEALEHPWFKNFKSPWIHNIV; from the coding sequence ATGTctgcggcggtggcggtgccGGCGGCTCGCAAGCGTCTGGCACCGGACCAAGAAGcacgcgctgctgctgctgacgcGAACAAGCGACCGCGGCACAGCGGTCCCCGGAGCATCGACGAGTTCGAGCTCTTCGAGGTGCTCGGCGAGGGCGCCGAAGGCGTCGTGCGCAGGGGGCGCGACCGCCGCACTGGCAAGATGGTGGCGCTCAAGTGGATCGGCCGCCCCGACCGCCGCACGCTCGCCATGGAGGCCGGCAGCCTCCACGCGTGCCGCGGCCACCCCTCCATCATCGGGATCCAGGACGTCGCCGCCGACCCCAAGACCGGGGACGTCCACCTTGTGTTGGAGCTGGTCCACGGCGGGTCAAGCCTCCGCAACTCCATGTGGAGGCCCTTGTCCGAGGATGTGGTCCGCGAGATGATGCGGCAGCTCGTCAGCGCTGCCAAGAAGATTCATGGTGAGGGTTTCATCCATCGGGACATGAAGCCAGAGAATATCCTAGTCTGCCCTTTCGGTGAGCTCAAAGTCTGTGATTTTGGATCGGCGACGCGACAGAAGCCCACCGGGAAGGCGTATGAGGCCCACCCCGTCGGGACGCTGCAGTACATCTCGCCGGAGCAGCATGACGGCAATTGGTGCTACGACTCGGCTGTGGATATGTGGGGCCTCGGATGCATCATGGCAGAGCTTCTGAGTGGTGAAACTCTGTTCCAGGCGGAGACAGAGGCGGAGATGCTTCACGAGATGTCCGAGCTTCGAGATCGCATGCCCTCTGCAGCTAGAAAGCTTGATCCGGAGTGCTGGGCAGATCTATCGGAGGATGGGCGTTCTCTGCTGACGGGCCTGCTAGCCTTCTCCCCTGAGAAGAGGCTCAAAGCGTCCGAAGCGCTTGAGCACCCCTGGTTCAAGAACTTCAAGTCACCTTGGATACATAACATTGTTTAG
- the LOC8077287 gene encoding cytochrome P450 714C2, with protein sequence MHQLLQEKSSAALRLDRECTTEVDGRATATEFGGKRATWTARATATELGEEGASWTARASARSWVGRARAELAGEWASWTDLGGGGGRKDWDLGGVAITQVTMVLYETLRLYGPVNTIVRQTTTDVDLCGVKVPKGTHLAIPFAMLHRDEEVWGADAGEFDPLRFRDTAWAGRRRRLAFSLGQRSCIGKDFAMLEAKVTLALIVQRFAFEVAPEYVHAPAALLTVQPSKGLPVVLRLLDAHTLAS encoded by the exons ATGCACCAGCTGCTGCAGGAGAAAAGCAGTGCAGCACTGCGGCTGGACAGGGAGTGCACGACAGAGGTGGACGGGAGGGCCACCGCAACAGAGTTCGGCGGGAAGCGCGCGACCTGGACGGCCCGGGCGACCGCGACGGAGCTGGGCGAGGAGGGGGCGAGCTGGACGGCGAGGGCGAGCGCGCGGAGTTGGGTGGGGAGGGCGCGCGCGGAGCTGGCCGGGGAGTGGGCGAGCTGGACGGacttgggcggcggcggcggacgaaAGGATTGGGATTTGGGCGGGGTCGCAATTACACAG GTGACGATGGTGCTGTACGAGACGCTCCGGCTGTACGGCCCGGTCAACACTATCGTGAGGCAGACGACGACGGACGTGGACCTCTGCGGCGTGAAGGTGCCCAAGGGCACGCACCTGGCGATCCCGTTCGCGATGCTCCACCGCGACGAGGAGGTGTGGGGCGCGGACGCCGGCGAGTTCGACCCGCTCCGGTTCCGGGACACGGCGTGggcagggcggcggcggcggctggcctTCTCCCTGGGCCAACGGTCCTGCATCGGGAaggacttcgcgatgctggaggCCAAGGTGACGCTGGCGCTGATCGTGCAGCGGTTCGCCTTCGAGGTGGCGCCGGAGTACGTGCACGCGCCGGCCGCCCTCCTGACTGTGCAGCCGTCGAAAGGGCTCCCCGTCGTGCTCAGGCTCTTGGATGCGCACACTTTGGCCAGCTGA